The following are from one region of the Rhodopirellula sp. P2 genome:
- a CDS encoding sodium/glutamate symporter — protein sequence MLHAIVFVSALMLLGVGLRQQVAWFRQGLIPASLIAGFLGLAVVQWFRWNERDTLEPIVSALGPWPSTLIAVVFAAMLLGKSKQDPSSSSQHLVRDVMQQGLMVWIIVLGQTVVGLWVTWWWIGPQFELPSSAGMLIETGFAGGHGTAAAMGDVFKHPSIGWEEGFDLGVMMATGGLVYGLVSGILWIQLALRRNWIPVAESAEDSVALQTASNPTKSAPRSSAASLGSARIDGSVLDPLLLQAIWLALAMGIGVALQGGVGWVAETMGTNASAESVELAAVGASETSDTRESPDAGESQLRSRLTLASIVGSFPLFIYTLFGGAIVRMLLRAIGQVHLIDEQTIHRISGTSMDLLVVAAVATLNLAAVASLWVPLAILLMAGSIWSTFCLLFLSRKILPPEKWFPLGLINFGMSTGTTATGFVLLRVVDPELKSGAAEDYALAAPLSAPFIGGGMITVAMPLVVLSRVSIAWPALLLATLLIVLILLGVRSRRSH from the coding sequence ATGCTTCACGCCATCGTTTTTGTTTCTGCTCTGATGCTCCTTGGCGTTGGGTTGCGTCAACAAGTCGCATGGTTTCGACAGGGGTTGATCCCTGCCTCGTTGATCGCGGGATTTCTAGGTCTGGCAGTCGTTCAATGGTTTCGCTGGAACGAACGCGACACGCTGGAACCGATTGTGTCCGCCCTCGGTCCCTGGCCGTCCACTTTGATTGCCGTCGTCTTTGCCGCCATGTTGCTGGGCAAAAGCAAGCAAGATCCCTCGTCGTCGAGCCAGCATCTGGTCCGCGACGTCATGCAGCAGGGCCTGATGGTTTGGATCATCGTGCTGGGCCAAACCGTGGTTGGACTGTGGGTCACATGGTGGTGGATCGGACCGCAGTTCGAGTTGCCTTCCTCGGCCGGAATGTTGATCGAAACCGGGTTTGCTGGCGGGCACGGAACCGCCGCGGCGATGGGAGACGTCTTCAAGCACCCTTCGATCGGTTGGGAAGAAGGCTTTGACTTGGGCGTCATGATGGCAACCGGTGGATTGGTTTACGGTCTGGTTTCCGGCATTCTCTGGATCCAATTGGCGCTTCGGCGGAATTGGATTCCGGTCGCTGAATCCGCCGAGGATTCAGTCGCCCTTCAGACGGCCTCCAATCCAACGAAGTCGGCTCCGCGTTCCAGTGCGGCCTCGTTGGGCAGCGCACGCATCGACGGAAGCGTGCTCGATCCGTTGTTGTTGCAAGCCATCTGGCTGGCACTCGCGATGGGCATTGGCGTCGCCCTGCAAGGCGGGGTGGGCTGGGTCGCTGAGACCATGGGAACAAACGCCAGCGCCGAATCCGTTGAACTGGCCGCGGTGGGGGCCAGCGAGACATCCGATACCAGGGAATCCCCCGACGCCGGTGAGTCCCAGCTGCGATCGCGATTGACATTGGCCAGCATCGTTGGATCGTTTCCCCTGTTCATTTACACGCTTTTCGGCGGTGCAATCGTGCGAATGCTGCTGCGAGCGATTGGCCAAGTCCATTTGATCGACGAGCAAACCATCCATCGCATTTCGGGGACATCCATGGATTTGCTGGTCGTTGCCGCGGTCGCGACCCTGAATTTGGCAGCGGTGGCGTCTTTGTGGGTGCCTTTGGCCATTCTCTTGATGGCCGGATCGATTTGGTCGACGTTTTGTCTGTTGTTTTTGTCTCGAAAGATTTTGCCGCCTGAAAAATGGTTCCCGTTGGGTTTGATCAATTTTGGGATGTCAACTGGCACCACAGCGACTGGGTTTGTATTGCTACGGGTCGTCGACCCGGAACTGAAGTCGGGGGCGGCAGAGGATTACGCGTTGGCGGCTCCCCTGTCAGCACCGTTCATTGGGGGTGGCATGATCACCGTTGCGATGCCTTTGGTCGTGCTTTCGCGAGTTTCGATTGCTTGGCCAGCCCTGTTGCTGGCGACTTTGCTGATCGTGTTGATCCTGCTGGGGGTTCGATCGAGACGATCCCATTGA
- a CDS encoding MBL fold metallo-hydrolase has product MLARKPLFPGVIELNFQAGEVLGCNVYLIHDSNEWILIDIGYEETVDDFIEIIRGLDFPLSRCKTLVATHADVDHIQGLAKAKQILKTTISAHPNAVEPLTTGDTLKTLAVIEAQNLKMAMPPVEIETQINDGDIITVGKKQIEVWHTPGHTDSQLAFRIGDVLLSGDNLYRDGCIGAIDAHHGSDIRSFVQSLTRIRESDVKWLAPSHGPIFAKDNAMLDRVIERVRGYLHMADFGTLAEDWPLMNEWDDEVEQGILPDGWQAPAE; this is encoded by the coding sequence ATGCTCGCAAGAAAACCACTGTTTCCCGGCGTGATCGAGTTGAACTTTCAAGCTGGTGAAGTGCTTGGGTGCAACGTCTATTTGATCCACGATTCGAACGAGTGGATCCTGATTGACATTGGGTATGAGGAGACCGTCGATGACTTCATCGAAATCATTCGTGGTTTGGACTTTCCTCTTTCACGCTGCAAGACGCTGGTCGCCACCCACGCGGACGTGGACCACATTCAGGGGCTGGCCAAAGCCAAGCAGATCCTGAAGACCACGATTTCGGCTCATCCCAACGCGGTGGAACCACTGACGACGGGCGACACGCTGAAAACCTTGGCGGTCATCGAAGCGCAGAATCTGAAGATGGCAATGCCTCCCGTTGAGATCGAAACCCAGATCAACGACGGGGACATCATCACGGTCGGCAAAAAACAAATCGAAGTCTGGCACACTCCCGGGCACACCGACAGCCAACTCGCGTTCCGCATCGGCGACGTGCTGTTGTCCGGTGACAACCTCTACCGCGACGGCTGCATCGGTGCGATCGACGCCCACCACGGCAGCGACATTCGATCGTTCGTCCAATCGCTGACTCGCATCCGCGAAAGTGATGTGAAGTGGTTGGCCCCGAGTCACGGTCCGATCTTCGCCAAAGACAATGCGATGCTGGATCGTGTCATCGAGCGAGTCCGTGGCTACCTGCACATGGCTGACTTTGGAACACTCGCCGAAGATTGGCCGTTGATGAATGAGTGGGACGATGAAGTCGAGCAAGGCATTTTGCCCGATGGATGGCAAGCTCCCGCGGAGTGA
- a CDS encoding GMC family oxidoreductase, with translation MNSSQRPLSFPDSIPAKVDRPDQFSDGIVILGGGLCGLLLAHELARLAASRLGADAPRIWVIESPCGEVARRDQQRPVRWLRLLGGEADYQYRTQPADALAGRSIPWPRGKGLGGSGRINSMIWFPPTAAEIRSLATFLVSKQSPNDNRLIGDSPTDAEQQLQRAFDRSRQIIRPEQARWLSPTSEAFLKAVSGRISGDFAAYDRLNRNGRRWTAVDAIADLCQSNAVAANRIRVVRAQVSSLEINDGVVAGIRWSDGRTSLIANDAEVVSSLGAIASPTLLHRSGLTNPQIGENLHDHLIMPVVHSHDGPAFSDSSSDMTALAQWQHAGRGPIACNVAECGGLDESHRWQLHVTPTDYLRFPNDTRRPAMTIGVNVTRPHSRGRLDWTPDETLIDAGYWNDDRDRVGLLDGVRWVRELVQQSGFDRRLRSEMIPGAKRQTDEAITAAMARYSQTLYHPAGTCALGSVVDSNFRVRGITNLSVVDASLLPEPTTGNPTATLAMLACYAATQLVRQ, from the coding sequence GTGAACTCTTCCCAACGCCCTTTGTCGTTTCCTGATTCGATCCCAGCGAAGGTCGACCGTCCCGACCAATTCTCGGATGGAATTGTGATTCTGGGAGGCGGTTTGTGCGGCCTGCTTTTGGCTCATGAGTTGGCCCGGTTGGCCGCGTCGCGGTTGGGTGCCGACGCGCCCCGCATTTGGGTGATCGAATCTCCGTGTGGTGAAGTTGCCAGGCGAGATCAGCAGCGACCTGTTCGCTGGTTGCGGTTGTTGGGTGGCGAAGCGGACTACCAATACCGAACACAACCTGCCGATGCCTTGGCAGGGAGATCGATCCCTTGGCCACGCGGGAAGGGCTTGGGAGGCAGCGGGAGAATCAACTCCATGATTTGGTTCCCGCCCACAGCCGCCGAGATCCGATCGCTGGCAACATTTCTTGTGTCAAAGCAGTCGCCGAATGACAATCGGTTGATTGGCGACTCGCCCACCGATGCCGAGCAGCAACTTCAGCGAGCATTTGATCGGTCCCGCCAAATCATTCGTCCCGAGCAAGCCCGCTGGCTCAGTCCAACGAGCGAAGCCTTTTTGAAGGCAGTGTCAGGTCGCATCAGCGGAGACTTTGCTGCCTACGATCGTCTCAATCGAAATGGGCGACGATGGACGGCCGTCGACGCGATCGCGGATTTGTGTCAGAGCAATGCCGTGGCGGCCAATCGGATCCGCGTCGTTCGTGCGCAGGTGTCGTCTCTGGAAATCAATGACGGTGTGGTAGCGGGGATCCGTTGGTCGGATGGTCGGACGAGTCTGATTGCGAATGATGCGGAAGTCGTTTCGTCATTGGGCGCGATCGCGTCACCCACGTTGCTTCATCGCAGCGGACTGACCAACCCGCAGATTGGTGAGAATTTGCATGACCACCTGATCATGCCGGTTGTCCATTCGCATGATGGCCCAGCGTTTTCAGATTCGAGCTCTGACATGACCGCTTTGGCTCAGTGGCAACACGCAGGTCGAGGGCCGATTGCATGCAACGTCGCGGAGTGCGGTGGTTTGGACGAATCGCATCGCTGGCAATTGCATGTGACTCCCACTGATTACCTTCGGTTCCCGAATGACACGCGACGTCCCGCGATGACCATCGGCGTCAACGTCACGCGTCCTCATTCGCGTGGCCGGTTGGATTGGACGCCGGATGAGACGCTCATCGACGCCGGGTATTGGAACGATGACCGCGACCGAGTTGGATTGCTCGACGGTGTTCGGTGGGTGCGAGAACTGGTTCAGCAATCCGGATTCGATCGGCGATTGCGATCCGAGATGATTCCGGGGGCCAAACGACAAACCGATGAGGCCATCACCGCCGCGATGGCTCGCTATTCACAGACGCTGTATCACCCCGCTGGCACGTGTGCGTTGGGGAGCGTCGTGGATTCCAATTTTCGCGTCCGTGGCATCACGAATTTAAGCGTCGTCGACGCGTCTTTGTTGCCCGAACCAACGACCGGTAACCCGACTGCGACACTTGCGATGTTGGCTTGTTACGCCGCAACGCAGTTGGTTCGCCAGTAA
- a CDS encoding 3-keto-disaccharide hydrolase: MTKLFTATTLTPSWSTTLAIGLAVVFSNVLVVSADSPVKLPAESGMTSIFNGKDLTGWSGDERLWSVRDGVIHGETTEENKANGNTFLIWQDGNTKNFELRLSFRCNADNNSGIQYRSKHITNKSARNEWVVRGYQHELRNEMKFPNIAGFIYDEGGRRGRICMVGEKAVWKDGKKQVLENFMDEAEFQKLFKLDDWNEVVIIGNGNHIQHFLNGKLILDFTDEQPELALLDGKLALQLHAGKSMWAEFKDIRFKSLD, translated from the coding sequence ATGACAAAATTGTTCACTGCAACCACCTTGACGCCTTCTTGGTCAACGACGCTCGCGATCGGTTTGGCTGTCGTTTTTTCAAACGTGCTTGTTGTTTCTGCTGATTCCCCGGTGAAGCTGCCTGCCGAGAGCGGCATGACCTCGATTTTCAACGGCAAGGACCTCACAGGTTGGAGCGGTGATGAACGATTGTGGTCGGTGCGTGATGGTGTCATTCATGGCGAGACCACCGAGGAAAACAAAGCCAATGGAAACACGTTCCTGATCTGGCAAGACGGCAACACGAAGAACTTCGAACTCCGCCTTTCGTTCCGTTGCAACGCGGACAACAACTCGGGCATCCAGTACCGGTCCAAGCACATCACCAACAAATCGGCTCGCAACGAGTGGGTCGTGCGGGGCTATCAGCACGAACTTCGCAATGAGATGAAGTTCCCCAACATCGCCGGTTTCATCTACGACGAAGGTGGCCGTCGTGGCCGCATTTGCATGGTCGGTGAGAAAGCAGTCTGGAAGGACGGAAAGAAACAGGTCTTGGAAAACTTCATGGACGAAGCTGAGTTCCAAAAGCTGTTCAAATTGGATGACTGGAACGAAGTCGTCATCATCGGGAATGGCAACCACATCCAGCACTTCTTGAACGGGAAGTTGATTCTCGACTTCACCGATGAGCAACCCGAACTTGCGTTGTTGGACGGCAAGTTGGCTTTGCAACTCCACGCTGGCAAATCCATGTGGGCGGAATTCAAAGACATCCGATTCAAATCGTTGGATTGA
- a CDS encoding amidophosphoribosyltransferase: protein MAELNHECGVAAIYHLSGRGRSPVCTDDGPRQISRLLPRMLLDIQNRGQLAAGMTTFDPDRPALLKTRRDVGTVTEVFRLNHRAKAESLMKSLAGRAAIGHVRYATCGADDRNYAQPFERRHIHKRKWFSFCFNGQLANYTLLKQRLLADGDHHLALDTDTEIFLHEIARLLSQSQERLDWMDVLKQVTAGFDGAYSMALLTAEGEMLVARDPLGIKPMCYIHEGPLFACASESVALLNLGFEPDQIHSLPPGHAILIDPEEGFRMERFAEPEAPKHCFFEWIYFANVASTLDDRSVYLSRTNLGRELADAEREFGRVPLDDPDTIIVPVPDTSKAAADSMAYELSIPCREGLIRNRYAGRTFIEGGRARKAKAAAKYTPLREVLQGKRVILVEDSIVRSTTMNALLDRIRDVGGAKEIHVRVACPPIVAPCFYGIDMSTIDQLIAPKYFSLTGELDEESQQRMADDLGADSLRYLPVSAIARAIDLPEDHLCQACVTGKYPTPIGQHLYQIACDNRGSRINNQRTYEQLAAAVAGE from the coding sequence ATGGCTGAATTGAATCACGAATGCGGCGTTGCCGCGATCTACCATCTCTCTGGTCGCGGGCGCAGCCCCGTGTGCACGGACGACGGACCGCGACAAATCTCGCGTCTGTTGCCCCGCATGTTGCTCGACATTCAAAATCGAGGGCAACTTGCCGCCGGGATGACCACCTTTGACCCCGACCGTCCCGCGCTACTGAAAACGCGACGGGATGTTGGAACGGTGACGGAAGTCTTCCGTCTGAATCACCGTGCCAAAGCGGAGTCACTGATGAAATCGTTGGCCGGGCGAGCCGCGATCGGTCACGTTCGCTACGCCACCTGCGGGGCCGACGACCGAAATTACGCTCAACCTTTTGAGCGTCGCCACATCCACAAACGCAAATGGTTCAGTTTCTGCTTCAACGGCCAATTGGCCAATTACACGCTGCTGAAACAACGTTTGCTCGCCGATGGCGACCACCACCTGGCGCTCGACACCGACACGGAAATCTTTCTGCACGAGATCGCTCGTCTGCTCTCGCAGTCGCAGGAGCGACTCGACTGGATGGATGTTCTGAAGCAAGTCACGGCTGGTTTCGACGGCGCCTATTCGATGGCATTGCTGACTGCGGAAGGCGAAATGTTGGTCGCTCGTGACCCGCTGGGTATCAAACCCATGTGCTACATCCACGAGGGCCCGCTGTTTGCCTGTGCCAGCGAGAGTGTGGCGTTGTTGAACCTTGGGTTTGAACCGGACCAAATTCATTCGTTGCCACCTGGCCATGCGATTCTGATCGATCCCGAGGAAGGTTTTCGGATGGAGCGGTTCGCTGAACCGGAAGCTCCCAAACATTGCTTCTTCGAGTGGATTTATTTCGCGAATGTTGCCAGTACCCTCGACGATCGCAGCGTTTATCTTTCACGTACCAACCTGGGTCGTGAATTAGCCGATGCTGAACGAGAATTTGGACGCGTCCCACTGGACGACCCCGACACGATCATCGTCCCGGTTCCGGACACCAGCAAAGCCGCCGCGGATTCGATGGCGTATGAGTTGTCGATTCCCTGTCGCGAAGGTTTGATCCGCAACCGATACGCGGGGCGAACGTTCATTGAAGGCGGACGAGCTCGGAAGGCCAAAGCGGCCGCCAAGTACACCCCACTTCGCGAAGTCTTGCAGGGCAAACGCGTCATCCTGGTGGAAGATTCGATTGTGCGAAGCACGACCATGAATGCCTTGCTCGACCGAATTCGTGATGTTGGCGGTGCCAAGGAAATTCACGTTCGAGTGGCTTGCCCACCGATCGTTGCACCGTGTTTCTACGGCATCGACATGAGTACGATCGATCAATTGATCGCGCCCAAGTACTTTTCGTTGACCGGCGAATTGGACGAAGAGTCCCAGCAACGGATGGCAGACGATCTCGGCGCGGACTCACTGCGGTACCTCCCCGTTTCCGCCATCGCCCGGGCGATCGATTTGCCAGAGGACCACCTCTGCCAAGCCTGTGTGACGGGCAAGTACCCGACTCCGATCGGCCAGCACCTGTACCAAATCGCTTGCGATAACCGCGGGAGTCGAATCAACAACCAACGCACCTACGAGCAACTCGCGGCCGCTGTTGCGGGTGAGTGA
- a CDS encoding MaoC family dehydratase, which translates to MSDSIPTHDAIIASENATRPEPVVITKGVPEPTDTLYCEDLQVGQQWLSPWRVISANDVRTFSHLTGDFDPLHGDESGVEDDFPKSPFGRPVAHGLLGLSILAGLSTEFPRAATLALVSVDNWSFDNPVFFDERVRVVTSVESTEAHGRRAAKITWHRQLVSDDGRTLQQGKFVTLVASNKRYRRQPR; encoded by the coding sequence ATGTCCGATTCGATACCGACACATGACGCAATCATTGCGTCCGAAAACGCGACTCGTCCCGAACCTGTTGTCATCACCAAGGGCGTTCCAGAACCGACCGACACGCTGTACTGCGAAGACCTGCAAGTTGGCCAGCAATGGTTGAGTCCCTGGCGGGTCATCTCTGCTAACGATGTGCGGACCTTCTCCCATTTGACGGGCGACTTCGATCCGTTGCACGGCGACGAAAGTGGCGTCGAGGACGACTTCCCCAAATCGCCGTTTGGTCGACCGGTCGCACACGGCTTGCTGGGGCTGAGCATTCTGGCGGGGTTGTCGACCGAGTTCCCTCGAGCAGCCACCTTGGCGTTGGTGTCCGTGGACAACTGGAGTTTTGACAACCCGGTCTTCTTTGACGAACGAGTTCGCGTGGTCACGTCGGTGGAATCAACCGAGGCCCACGGTCGTCGCGCCGCGAAAATCACTTGGCATCGCCAGTTGGTCAGCGACGATGGCCGGACGTTGCAACAAGGCAAGTTTGTCACCTTGGTGGCTTCCAACAAACGCTATCGCCGCCAGCCTCGTTGA